From Ruminococcus sp. HUN007, a single genomic window includes:
- a CDS encoding AAA family ATPase → MARIISVITQKGGVGKTTTVNALAATLNKLGRRVLAIDMDPQGNLSFSLGAETEDVRTIYDVIRKEMNALDCIQRCNTSDVIPSDILLSSIELDYTGKNREFLLREALGDVKKSLRLHSHRFTSESRCSDSKCACCQQIRYYAYAS, encoded by the coding sequence ATGGCAAGAATTATTTCAGTTATTACTCAGAAAGGCGGAGTCGGCAAGACTACCACAGTTAACGCGCTTGCAGCTACTTTAAATAAATTGGGAAGGCGAGTCCTCGCCATAGATATGGATCCTCAGGGCAATCTCTCGTTCAGTCTCGGTGCCGAGACCGAAGATGTACGTACCATTTACGACGTTATCCGGAAAGAGATGAACGCTCTCGACTGCATACAGCGCTGCAATACATCTGACGTTATACCATCTGACATCCTTCTGAGCTCCATCGAACTGGACTATACCGGAAAAAACAGAGAATTCCTTTTAAGAGAAGCTCTCGGAGACGTAAAAAAATCTTTACGACTACATTCTCATCGATTCACCTCCGAGTCTCGGTGTTCTGACAGTAAATGCGCTTGCTGCCAGCAAATACGTTATTATGCCTATGCTTCCTGA
- a CDS encoding flagellar biosynthesis anti-sigma factor FlgM, translated as MNFNVGNISGGFMKTEKVGSAAGIKAYTNIMTSSGRPAAPQRDKVSISPEASSYCELDKTTKSISSEVSGPASQEKISSLKAQIQSGTYSVSAGSVADAILDRMAF; from the coding sequence ATGAATTTCAACGTGGGCAACATTTCCGGCGGATTCATGAAAACCGAAAAGGTCGGCAGCGCTGCTGGTATCAAGGCTTACACAAATATAATGACTTCATCAGGCAGACCGGCTGCACCTCAGCGTGACAAGGTTTCGATCAGCCCTGAAGCATCATCATACTGTGAACTTGATAAAACAACAAAGTCGATCTCTTCTGAAGTAAGCGGTCCTGCTTCACAGGAAAAGATCAGTTCTCTTAAGGCACAGATCCAGTCAGGCACTTATAGTGTATCAGCTGGCAGTGTAGCTGATGCTATTCTTGACAGAATGGCATTTTAA
- a CDS encoding family 43 glycosylhydrolase: protein MHVKKLSAGLTALVMSAGMAAYLPETSFSGLSADETDYYYHYDMENGVGDFTGRGAASVSSSTDAFKGNGALSVTGREAKWNGAQLALDSATVSAGSEYAIGAAFKGAEDTEFKITLQYDAGGETTYDKVAQSSTAAGNYIMLSNSNYKIPEGAENLVLVFESTDTTCDFTVDEVVIAKAGTVIEGPKGIEPLPVSDVRGDLDGDKRISVQDLLLLKSGVLSGWKTPGAKKNADVDQSRTTDAEDALYVQKYLLGTLDEFPVNTPPGPTISDSDKQKFSSMFSGINLAKSWKYDGENNPLTTQRFGADPGWLVYNDRLYLYTTNDAFEYLNDGRMRINTYDSGTINCVSTSDMINWTDHGPMPIAARNGRTKNGVASWAFAAWAPDACCKMFNGKPKFYLFFANSGGGIGVVMSDSPTGPWKDPIGGALLSHNSPNCSDVEWMFDPGVYYDEKTDECYLFFGGGRKSGIPADSPGTGRVVKVNLQENKVSLAGNPVKMDIPYLFEDSSVIKVDDTWYYSYCSNWNVPAGAKINGVSFGSADICYMTSKDPLKWSKSNFAGMVFANTGSQRIDGGGNNHHSIIKFKDKYYVAYHARQQVIRMQKANGYKFYEKDGRANNGEGNYRSTHINEAQFSGGKFTCKGDMKGTSAIGTLNPYETVQAETMQNQAGIQIGGLGDTYITDVNKGDWTKVANVKFDKGASAITAKVRSKSGGVIKVCTKQTGDAVAYIEVPAGSEMQEVEAAVFGELNGTTDLYFIFSADGIEFDSWKAE, encoded by the coding sequence ATGCATGTAAAGAAACTCAGTGCAGGCCTTACTGCACTTGTCATGTCGGCAGGCATGGCGGCATATCTGCCAGAGACCTCATTTTCGGGACTCTCAGCAGATGAAACAGATTATTATTATCATTACGACATGGAAAACGGAGTGGGTGATTTCACCGGACGAGGAGCTGCTTCGGTTTCGTCATCGACTGATGCATTTAAAGGAAACGGTGCACTCAGTGTAACAGGCCGTGAGGCAAAGTGGAATGGTGCTCAGCTTGCACTTGACTCAGCGACAGTCAGTGCGGGAAGCGAATACGCCATTGGAGCAGCGTTTAAGGGGGCGGAAGATACTGAATTCAAGATCACCCTTCAGTATGATGCCGGCGGAGAGACAACATATGATAAGGTGGCTCAAAGCTCCACAGCAGCCGGAAACTATATAATGCTCAGCAATTCGAATTATAAGATCCCGGAAGGAGCTGAAAACCTCGTACTTGTTTTTGAGTCAACAGACACCACCTGCGACTTTACGGTGGACGAAGTTGTCATCGCAAAGGCAGGAACGGTAATAGAAGGACCAAAGGGTATTGAACCGCTGCCTGTATCAGACGTACGCGGTGACCTTGACGGGGACAAAAGAATATCAGTACAGGATCTTCTTCTCCTTAAGTCAGGAGTACTCAGCGGATGGAAAACACCGGGTGCGAAGAAGAACGCTGACGTTGACCAGAGCAGAACAACGGATGCTGAAGATGCTCTCTACGTGCAGAAGTATCTTCTCGGAACACTTGATGAATTCCCGGTAAACACACCTCCGGGACCGACAATAAGCGACAGTGACAAGCAGAAATTCAGTTCAATGTTCTCAGGAATCAACCTTGCGAAGAGCTGGAAGTATGACGGAGAGAACAATCCGCTTACAACACAGCGATTCGGTGCTGACCCGGGCTGGCTCGTATACAATGACAGGCTCTATCTCTACACAACAAACGATGCGTTCGAATATCTCAACGACGGAAGAATGAGAATAAATACATACGACTCAGGTACGATCAACTGTGTATCAACTTCCGATATGATCAACTGGACTGACCACGGTCCTATGCCTATCGCAGCAAGAAACGGCAGAACAAAGAACGGCGTTGCTTCATGGGCATTTGCCGCATGGGCTCCTGATGCATGCTGCAAGATGTTCAACGGCAAGCCGAAGTTCTATCTCTTCTTCGCAAACAGCGGCGGCGGTATTGGTGTAGTTATGTCCGACAGTCCTACAGGTCCGTGGAAGGATCCAATCGGCGGCGCACTTCTTTCACATAATTCGCCTAACTGCTCAGATGTTGAGTGGATGTTTGACCCTGGCGTATACTACGATGAAAAGACTGATGAATGTTATCTCTTCTTCGGCGGCGGCAGAAAGAGCGGTATTCCTGCAGACAGCCCTGGTACAGGACGAGTTGTAAAGGTAAACCTTCAGGAAAACAAGGTATCACTTGCAGGCAACCCTGTAAAGATGGATATTCCTTATCTCTTTGAAGATTCAAGCGTTATCAAGGTTGACGATACATGGTATTATTCATACTGTTCTAACTGGAACGTACCGGCAGGTGCAAAGATCAACGGCGTTTCGTTCGGCAGTGCGGATATCTGCTATATGACTTCAAAAGATCCGCTTAAATGGAGCAAGAGCAACTTTGCCGGTATGGTATTTGCAAATACAGGTTCACAGAGAATCGATGGCGGCGGTAACAACCATCACTCGATCATTAAGTTCAAGGACAAGTATTACGTAGCTTACCATGCACGCCAGCAGGTGATCAGAATGCAGAAGGCAAACGGATACAAGTTCTACGAAAAGGACGGCAGAGCAAACAACGGTGAAGGTAACTACCGTTCGACACATATAAACGAAGCTCAGTTCAGCGGCGGAAAGTTTACATGTAAGGGCGATATGAAGGGCACAAGTGCGATCGGCACACTCAATCCTTATGAAACAGTACAGGCTGAAACAATGCAGAACCAGGCAGGAATCCAGATCGGCGGACTTGGTGATACATACATAACAGACGTAAACAAGGGCGACTGGACAAAGGTTGCTAATGTTAAGTTCGACAAGGGCGCATCTGCGATAACAGCGAAGGTAAGATCGAAGAGCGGCGGTGTTATCAAGGTTTGCACAAAGCAGACAGGTGATGCAGTGGCTTACATCGAAGTACCTGCCGGCAGTGAAATGCAGGAGGTTGAAGCAGCAGTATTCGGCGAGCTTAACGGCACAACGGATCTTTATTTCATCTTCTCGGCTGACGGGATCGAATTCGACAGCTGGAAGGCTGAATGA
- a CDS encoding endo-1,4-beta-xylanase, whose product MNVKKFSAAVTAVIMSAGTFGFFPETSFPQVSADAVYVANDFDVTYEGWCNMGEQVKLEPDWEDTHGGTRSMAVTDRLSPEDGVSSAKGFYLWGGRKYDYKVFVKHDSGSDENFKITLSYLLSDETTWETATIAESSVSSGEWTEVGGSFTAPEGATEFVVKITTDSTCDFKFDDFTVSGKKYNDGKVYAASGLKDVYGKYFRVGNILNGGTVRNSGITGMILQNYNSLECENETKPDATLVKNGSSNTNINVSLNSCASIMDFAVKNNIPVRGHTLVWHSQTPQWFFKEGFNDSGAWVNSSTMDQRMESYIKNLFAAFQKQYPTLNLYAYDVCNECISDNADRTKNNGGAREPGYGNGKSPWVQVYGSNAFMEKAFTYARKYAPSTCKLYYNDYNEYWDHKRDCIISTCKNLYSKGVLDGIGMQSHINADRNGFSGTQAYTTAMQKFLEIGCDVQVTELDISRENGKYSETDQANKYKDVFQAAINCNTSGKYKGKVTAVCIWGPNDANTWIKTENAPLLHNTNNQPKAAYNALMQMVSPENQQPYGGDTPVTPPSPKTADSNGYYYHYDMENGVSDFSARGSNTVEGSGDFYKGSKGLSASGRTAEWNGIQIPLDYTTFKAGEEYSFAAAYKGKEDATFKMTLQYNDGTETKYDEVASAATAAGSWVMLSNSNYKIPAGASDLTLVFETTDSLCDFSIDEVIMAKAGTKVDGPEGQKPVTQSSVRGDLDGDERITVADLSVLKNGILNGWRTDSEKKNADVDQSREINAADAQYVRDYLLGKITEFPENKPAGPKVSEADLAKFAQQFSGLNLTKSNKKDGENNPLYTQRFGADPGWLVYDGRLYVYTTADQFAYRNNQMIENDYSSGYINCLSTADLVNWTDHGGIPVAKTRVNGTPIAKWANNAWAPDAAWKKINGQDKFFLYFANNGSGIGVITADDPTFTKNVKDPIGKELISRSTPNSNVTWLFDPGVYYDPETNTAIMAYGGGVPQGQAAQTKQGRIVQLGDDMISIKGTPFDPGTPYLFEDSSMIKIGNTWYYSFCHNWSVPGGTSVNGNSFSSADIGYMTSTNPLGGYKYQGVVFKNTGTQRLDNGGNNHHSIIEFKGSYYVLYHSRQLEMRMGVNGGKGLNYRSPCIDKATLSNGKITCSGSQKGVSPVDTLDPFKLVQAETMNNNGGINVRGVGDTVVTDVNKGDWISLTNVKFGQAPTKITAKVGSKSGGCIKVCTKQTGEAVAYIDVPAGNVQEVEAAVFGDLNGTTDLYFIFSADGIEFDSWQFS is encoded by the coding sequence ATGAACGTAAAAAAGTTTAGTGCAGCAGTTACGGCAGTCATCATGTCAGCCGGTACGTTCGGGTTCTTTCCTGAAACTTCGTTTCCGCAGGTTTCAGCAGATGCCGTTTACGTAGCAAATGATTTTGATGTCACCTACGAAGGCTGGTGCAACATGGGTGAGCAGGTCAAGCTCGAGCCTGACTGGGAGGACACTCACGGCGGTACACGAAGCATGGCTGTTACAGATCGTCTTTCTCCGGAAGACGGTGTAAGCTCAGCAAAGGGCTTCTATCTCTGGGGCGGCAGAAAGTACGATTATAAAGTATTCGTTAAGCACGACAGCGGTTCAGACGAAAACTTTAAGATCACACTTTCATACCTTCTTTCAGATGAAACAACATGGGAAACTGCCACAATCGCAGAATCATCTGTATCATCAGGTGAATGGACAGAAGTAGGCGGAAGCTTCACAGCTCCTGAAGGTGCTACTGAGTTCGTTGTTAAGATCACAACAGACAGTACCTGCGACTTCAAGTTCGATGATTTCACAGTTTCAGGTAAAAAGTACAATGACGGCAAGGTTTATGCTGCCAGCGGCCTTAAGGACGTATACGGAAAGTACTTCCGTGTAGGTAACATTCTTAACGGCGGTACAGTAAGAAACAGCGGCATCACAGGAATGATCCTTCAGAACTACAACAGTCTTGAATGTGAAAACGAAACAAAGCCTGATGCAACGCTCGTAAAGAACGGCAGTTCAAATACAAACATCAACGTTTCACTTAACAGCTGCGCAAGCATCATGGACTTCGCTGTTAAGAACAATATACCGGTAAGAGGTCATACTCTTGTATGGCACAGCCAGACACCACAGTGGTTCTTCAAGGAAGGATTCAACGACAGCGGTGCATGGGTAAACTCCTCAACAATGGATCAGCGTATGGAAAGCTACATCAAGAACCTGTTCGCAGCGTTCCAGAAGCAGTATCCTACACTTAACCTTTATGCATACGACGTATGTAACGAATGTATCTCAGATAACGCGGACCGTACAAAGAACAACGGCGGTGCTCGTGAGCCGGGCTACGGAAACGGTAAGTCACCTTGGGTACAGGTTTACGGAAGCAACGCTTTCATGGAAAAGGCATTTACATACGCAAGAAAGTATGCACCTTCAACATGTAAGCTTTACTACAACGACTATAATGAATACTGGGATCACAAGCGTGACTGCATTATAAGCACATGTAAGAACCTCTACAGCAAGGGCGTTCTTGATGGTATCGGAATGCAGAGTCACATCAATGCTGACAGAAACGGTTTCTCAGGTACACAGGCTTATACTACTGCAATGCAGAAGTTCCTTGAGATCGGCTGTGACGTACAGGTAACAGAACTTGATATCAGCCGTGAAAACGGAAAGTATTCAGAAACCGATCAGGCAAACAAGTATAAGGATGTATTCCAGGCGGCTATCAACTGCAATACAAGCGGAAAGTACAAGGGTAAGGTTACTGCAGTTTGTATATGGGGTCCGAATGACGCTAATACATGGATCAAGACGGAAAATGCTCCGCTTCTCCACAATACAAACAATCAGCCAAAGGCAGCTTACAATGCACTTATGCAGATGGTATCTCCTGAAAATCAGCAGCCGTACGGCGGAGATACTCCTGTTACTCCTCCTTCCCCGAAGACCGCGGATTCAAACGGTTACTACTATCACTACGATATGGAAAACGGAGTTTCTGACTTCAGCGCAAGAGGCAGTAATACAGTAGAGGGTTCAGGCGATTTCTACAAGGGAAGCAAGGGCCTTTCAGCTTCAGGACGTACAGCTGAGTGGAACGGTATCCAGATTCCTCTTGACTATACAACATTCAAGGCAGGCGAAGAATATTCATTCGCTGCAGCTTACAAGGGTAAGGAAGACGCTACCTTCAAGATGACACTTCAGTACAATGACGGAACAGAAACAAAGTACGATGAAGTTGCATCAGCTGCTACAGCAGCAGGAAGCTGGGTAATGCTTTCAAACTCAAACTACAAGATCCCGGCTGGCGCTTCAGATCTTACACTTGTATTTGAAACAACTGATTCATTATGTGACTTCAGCATCGACGAAGTTATCATGGCTAAGGCCGGCACAAAGGTTGACGGTCCTGAGGGACAGAAGCCTGTTACACAGTCTTCAGTAAGAGGCGACCTTGACGGAGACGAAAGAATCACTGTCGCTGACCTTTCAGTTCTCAAGAACGGTATTCTTAACGGCTGGAGAACAGATTCAGAAAAGAAGAATGCAGACGTTGACCAGAGCAGAGAGATAAACGCAGCTGACGCTCAGTATGTACGTGATTATCTCCTCGGCAAAATCACTGAATTCCCTGAAAACAAGCCTGCTGGTCCTAAAGTAAGCGAAGCAGATCTCGCTAAGTTTGCACAGCAGTTCTCAGGACTTAACCTCACTAAGTCAAACAAGAAGGACGGCGAAAACAATCCGCTTTATACACAGCGTTTCGGTGCTGACCCGGGCTGGCTCGTATATGACGGCAGACTTTACGTTTACACAACAGCCGATCAGTTCGCATACAGGAATAATCAGATGATCGAAAATGACTATTCTTCAGGTTACATCAACTGCTTATCAACAGCAGACCTTGTAAACTGGACTGACCACGGCGGAATTCCTGTAGCAAAGACAAGAGTAAACGGAACTCCTATTGCAAAATGGGCAAACAACGCATGGGCTCCTGATGCTGCATGGAAGAAGATCAACGGACAGGACAAGTTCTTCCTCTACTTTGCAAACAACGGTTCAGGTATCGGTGTTATCACAGCTGATGATCCGACATTCACAAAGAATGTAAAGGATCCTATCGGCAAGGAACTCATTTCAAGAAGCACACCAAACAGTAACGTAACATGGCTCTTCGACCCGGGCGTTTACTACGATCCTGAAACAAATACAGCAATCATGGCATACGGCGGCGGTGTTCCTCAGGGACAGGCAGCTCAGACTAAGCAGGGACGTATCGTTCAGCTTGGCGATGACATGATCTCAATCAAGGGCACACCATTCGATCCGGGTACACCGTACCTCTTCGAAGACTCAAGCATGATCAAGATCGGCAACACATGGTATTATTCATTCTGCCACAACTGGAGTGTTCCGGGCGGCACAAGTGTAAACGGTAACTCATTCAGCAGTGCTGATATCGGATACATGACATCAACAAATCCGCTGGGCGGATACAAGTACCAGGGTGTTGTATTCAAGAACACAGGTACTCAGAGACTTGACAACGGCGGTAACAACCACCACTCAATCATCGAATTCAAGGGCAGCTACTATGTACTTTATCACTCACGTCAGCTTGAAATGCGTATGGGCGTAAACGGCGGAAAGGGTCTTAACTACAGATCACCTTGTATCGACAAGGCAACTTTAAGCAACGGCAAGATCACATGCAGCGGTTCACAGAAGGGTGTAAGCCCGGTTGATACACTTGATCCGTTCAAGCTTGTTCAGGCTGAAACAATGAACAACAACGGCGGCATCAACGTTCGCGGTGTAGGCGACACAGTTGTTACAGACGTAAACAAGGGCGACTGGATCAGCCTTACAAACGTTAAGTTTGGTCAGGCTCCTACAAAGATTACAGCAAAAGTAGGTTCAAAGAGCGGCGGATGCATCAAGGTTTGCACAAAGCAGACAGGTGAAGCAGTAGCTTACATCGATGTACCTGCAGGCAACGTTCAGGAAGTTGAAGCAGCAGTATTCGGCGACCTTAACGGTACAACAGATCTTTACTTCATCTTCTCAGCAGACGGTATTGAATTTGATTCATGGCAGTTCAGCTGA
- the flgK gene encoding flagellar hook-associated protein FlgK → MSVRPTFMGFEASKTAIFASQKALDIVGQNLANMSTEGYTRQRTDQVSVANYAYRSRVGDTSYNHIGMGTNVEGISQTRDERMDTAFRNSYSDTSYYSKSNDMFSELETIISEIDIGTDGDGYGLSWGLKTMYTSLEALSNNSNVSANSVLFADAVKNMTSLLNRTSQELEEANNSYKDQLQTEVKDANLIMEDIATLNKQIKDVMAGAGYTEQYGPNELIDKRNMLLDELSTFGKVEVKNQTDGTVDVKLNNHLCIKGKETDRIVFQENRDNTVSLLWKSNGQGMDKQNGILKASAEIINGRGLNSEGISGSDVRGFKYYQDQLDSFAVQLAEILNNTVPDPEYKPDSKEHPYPYKKLVGDSEIDENGNEKVYVNRKVNAANITISDEFLSDPSYILPDKDSTDNAYFLDMIGKLMEGKHTFTNGVEKYEGTLQGFIVDYSAKIGSDVSFTKSKYEACEKYSNELQDNRENITGVSESEETVAMLTHNRAFQAAAKMMTTMDELLDVIINQIGALG, encoded by the coding sequence ATGAGTGTCAGACCGACATTTATGGGGTTCGAGGCATCGAAGACAGCGATTTTCGCAAGCCAGAAAGCGCTTGATATAGTCGGACAGAACCTTGCGAATATGTCAACAGAGGGGTATACGAGGCAGCGTACTGATCAGGTTTCTGTGGCTAACTATGCATACAGAAGCAGGGTCGGTGACACGTCTTACAATCATATCGGCATGGGTACGAACGTAGAGGGTATTTCCCAGACCCGTGACGAGAGAATGGATACAGCATTCAGAAATTCATATTCCGATACTTCTTACTACAGTAAGAGCAACGATATGTTTTCCGAACTGGAAACTATCATATCTGAAATTGATATCGGTACGGACGGTGACGGCTACGGACTCAGCTGGGGTCTGAAGACCATGTACACATCACTTGAAGCTTTGTCCAATAACTCGAATGTCAGTGCCAATTCAGTACTGTTTGCTGATGCTGTTAAGAATATGACATCACTTCTTAACAGGACTTCACAGGAACTTGAAGAAGCGAATAATTCATACAAGGATCAGCTTCAGACTGAGGTGAAGGATGCCAACCTTATCATGGAGGACATCGCTACACTTAACAAGCAGATTAAGGATGTAATGGCTGGAGCAGGTTATACTGAACAGTATGGTCCGAACGAACTTATCGATAAGAGAAATATGCTCCTTGATGAACTTTCTACGTTCGGTAAGGTTGAAGTAAAGAATCAGACTGACGGTACAGTAGATGTAAAACTTAATAATCATCTTTGTATCAAAGGCAAGGAAACTGACAGGATAGTTTTCCAGGAGAACAGGGACAATACTGTTTCACTTCTCTGGAAGAGTAATGGTCAGGGTATGGATAAACAGAACGGTATACTGAAGGCGTCTGCAGAGATTATCAATGGCAGGGGTCTCAATTCTGAAGGTATATCCGGTTCTGATGTGCGCGGTTTCAAGTACTATCAGGATCAGCTCGATTCATTTGCTGTTCAGCTTGCTGAGATACTTAACAATACCGTTCCGGATCCTGAATATAAGCCGGATAGCAAGGAACATCCTTATCCTTACAAGAAGCTTGTAGGTGACAGTGAGATTGATGAAAATGGTAATGAGAAAGTTTATGTAAACCGAAAGGTCAATGCGGCTAACATAACAATTTCCGATGAATTTCTGAGTGATCCGTCATACATACTTCCTGACAAGGACAGTACAGATAATGCGTATTTCCTCGATATGATAGGTAAACTTATGGAAGGCAAGCACACCTTCACAAACGGCGTTGAAAAATATGAAGGTACGCTTCAGGGCTTTATAGTTGACTATTCAGCTAAAATAGGTTCAGATGTAAGTTTTACAAAATCAAAATATGAGGCATGCGAGAAGTATTCCAACGAACTTCAGGACAACCGTGAAAATATCACAGGTGTCAGCGAAAGTGAGGAAACTGTTGCTATGCTTACACATAACAGAGCATTCCAGGCTGCAGCCAAGATGATGACTACAATGGATGAACTTCTTGATGTTATCATAAATCAGATTGGTGCTCTTGGATAG
- a CDS encoding AraC family transcriptional regulator — MNSNNSADDNSTNRKLFEHLFTQREENFEHASFDREIAFYESICTGDIEKVKLLATPLCSGGYGNLSKDPLRNLKYHFVVSVAMITRFCISSGMTPEEAYNLSDVYIMKADTCNTEKEVHEMHDQMIISFTKRMRNVRNTRVYSKQVIRAIDYISEHLHDKIKMQDVVDYLNLSLPYFSRLFKSELGVTFSEYVTIKKVEVAADMIRYSGSSILEISNILNFSTQSYFIKVFKKYKGITPNEYKKKYNFFGNNLLEAMQNKNSSSE, encoded by the coding sequence ATGAACAGCAATAATTCCGCCGATGATAACTCGACTAACAGAAAGCTTTTCGAACACCTTTTTACTCAGAGAGAAGAGAATTTTGAGCACGCTTCATTCGACAGGGAAATTGCTTTTTATGAAAGTATCTGCACAGGGGATATTGAAAAGGTAAAGCTTCTTGCTACACCTTTGTGCAGCGGAGGATACGGAAATCTGTCAAAGGATCCTTTAAGAAATCTCAAATACCACTTTGTTGTTTCTGTTGCAATGATCACAAGGTTCTGCATAAGCAGCGGTATGACACCTGAGGAAGCCTATAATTTAAGTGATGTCTACATCATGAAGGCGGATACGTGCAACACTGAAAAAGAAGTTCATGAAATGCATGACCAGATGATAATAAGCTTCACAAAACGAATGAGAAATGTCAGAAATACAAGAGTGTATTCCAAGCAGGTCATCAGGGCCATCGACTATATCAGCGAGCATCTTCATGACAAGATAAAAATGCAGGATGTTGTTGACTACCTGAATCTGAGCCTTCCGTATTTCTCAAGACTTTTCAAGTCGGAACTCGGGGTTACTTTCAGCGAATATGTTACTATAAAAAAGGTCGAGGTCGCAGCTGATATGATCAGATATTCAGGCAGCTCGATACTTGAGATAAGCAATATACTGAATTTCAGTACGCAGAGCTATTTCATCAAGGTTTTTAAAAAATACAAGGGAATAACTCCTAATGAGTATAAGAAAAAGTATAATTTCTTCGGAAATAATCTTCTTGAGGCTATGCAGAATAAAAACAGCAGTTCTGAATAA
- a CDS encoding cellulase family glycosylhydrolase: MAKVKKLEGFMKGINLGGWISQGEKDPEYIKNFITEDDIKRIASWKVDHVRLPVDFDIIQDENENPLELGHQCIENCIAWCRKYGLNVVLDIHKADGYVFDAYKGSAFFNDEKLQEKFYRLWDDLAKRYSKHKDMLILELLNEVVDPNVAEQWNEIAAKAIKVIRDISPDVRIIVGGVENNAITSIKLLDPPADENIIYTFHCYEPLIYTHQGAHWIDTMDVNFRIAYPAPFNEYLKHSKEQLGEKAGFLFNEKFGFTEIGPDFFEKLFKEAIDIAAERNVTLYCGEYGVIDRADPKESIKWYRDIQSVFEKYGIGRAAWTYKEKDFGLIGSAYDEIRDEIIALL, encoded by the coding sequence ATGGCTAAAGTAAAAAAACTTGAAGGATTCATGAAAGGGATCAACCTCGGCGGCTGGATCTCACAGGGCGAAAAGGATCCGGAATACATAAAAAACTTTATCACAGAAGACGACATAAAAAGAATAGCTTCATGGAAGGTCGACCATGTCAGACTTCCGGTTGACTTTGACATTATACAGGATGAAAACGAAAATCCTCTCGAACTCGGTCACCAGTGTATTGAGAACTGCATAGCATGGTGCAGAAAGTACGGACTTAATGTTGTTCTTGACATTCACAAGGCTGACGGTTATGTTTTTGACGCATACAAGGGATCAGCATTCTTCAATGATGAAAAGCTTCAGGAAAAATTCTACCGTCTGTGGGATGATCTTGCAAAAAGATACAGCAAGCACAAGGACATGCTCATTCTCGAACTTCTCAACGAAGTAGTTGATCCGAACGTTGCAGAACAGTGGAACGAGATCGCTGCGAAAGCCATAAAGGTAATAAGGGACATATCTCCTGACGTTCGTATCATAGTCGGAGGTGTTGAAAACAACGCCATCACTTCGATAAAACTCCTTGATCCTCCGGCAGACGAAAACATCATCTACACCTTCCACTGCTATGAACCGCTTATCTACACTCACCAGGGAGCACACTGGATCGATACAATGGACGTTAATTTCCGCATCGCATACCCTGCCCCGTTTAACGAATATCTGAAGCACTCAAAGGAACAGCTCGGTGAAAAGGCCGGCTTCCTCTTTAACGAAAAGTTCGGTTTCACCGAAATAGGGCCGGACTTCTTCGAAAAGCTCTTTAAGGAAGCAATAGACATCGCTGCCGAAAGAAACGTTACTCTCTACTGCGGTGAATACGGAGTTATCGACCGTGCTGATCCTAAGGAATCGATCAAATGGTACCGCGACATTCAGTCCGTATTTGAAAAATACGGTATAGGACGTGCTGCCTGGACATACAAGGAAAAGGATTTCGGTCTGATCGGATCTGCCTATGACGAGATCAGGGACGAAATAATTGCCCTTCTTTAA
- a CDS encoding ParA family protein: MTVNALAASKYVIMPMLPDIFSLQGIAKVYDVIEHVRLSCNPKLEIGGVLVNRYNRRSKLHKEVMGTAQLVSRKLSIPVFRTAIRNSPAISEAQSLQCDITEYNRRVAAIRDFKALTEELIERGIL, encoded by the coding sequence CTGACAGTAAATGCGCTTGCTGCCAGCAAATACGTTATTATGCCTATGCTTCCTGACATCTTCAGTCTTCAGGGCATTGCAAAGGTATATGACGTCATTGAGCACGTAAGGCTTTCATGTAACCCGAAACTTGAAATAGGCGGAGTTCTCGTTAACCGTTACAACAGACGTTCCAAACTCCATAAAGAAGTAATGGGAACCGCTCAGCTCGTTTCAAGAAAGCTGAGTATTCCTGTTTTCAGAACAGCCATCAGAAACAGTCCCGCAATATCAGAAGCACAGTCGCTCCAGTGCGATATCACAGAATACAACAGAAGAGTAGCAGCAATAAGAGATTTTAAGGCACTTACAGAAGAATTGATCGAACGAGGCATTCTATAA